One segment of Schistocerca cancellata isolate TAMUIC-IGC-003103 chromosome 2, iqSchCanc2.1, whole genome shotgun sequence DNA contains the following:
- the LOC126162923 gene encoding nitric oxide-associated protein 1 yields MVYYSTRMRTLRLVHVGRLRIPPVPHEFGVLTFGTCLRDLMIRCSSAITKRLYHFTHSQHNLNYEKIIRQDNRENFVLGEIRSKIIYNSVLHRLEWENKLAGFKKKRKTLNRGEPYDCSPVALKYVEDIADSETEEQPEAVFKDEKVDFPYRTYSEFGSSSLHSSRNNSGGNGTGKVTESEISTEPVPKEQTSEHYIKSWMNDYECYDGGDIEPPWELNYGTPDTNIPVSNTPCGGCGALLHCRDTAIPGYLPSEIFLRLNETNISGTLCQRCHFIRYYNTVLSVTVPATEYPKLLSKIRNKVALVVLMVDLTDFPCSIWPQILDIIGRKRPVVVVGNKIDLLPQDCSGFLDHVKKCIIKSLDQTGLSAANIKHVELISARTGYGIEELITRLQNMWHYKGDVYLVGCTNVGKSSLFNALLQSDFCKVKAVDLIERATTSPWPGTTMNLLKFPILRPSGWRLYMRTKRLLAERERKQAEDKLRHFQLKHTNDVQYATLVGHIGRTFQNEEQPEVNDPFSVSKSLTAQQSGINPEDPEFSESRWCFDTPGTVQPDQILNLLTTEELILTLPKKMLIPRSFCLKPQRTLFIAGLGRLDYVDGNESVRFTVFASDCLPVTICQTDIADTVYSSLLGSSLFVVPCGGDKRLSQWPQLATTPKSISVVGISSQESCADIVLSSAGWIAITPRKDHVCKLQAWTPDARGIYVRQPALLRYSVNLRGARIRKTPAYRMGRAVYVKN; encoded by the coding sequence ATGGTGTACTATAGTACCAGAATGCGAACTCTGCGACTTGTGCATGTGGGTAGACTGCGCATACCACCCGTGCCACATGAATTCGGCGTACTAACATTCGGAACCTGCCTAAGAGATTTAATGATTCGATGTTCGTCTGCAATTACCAAAAGACTTTATCATTTTACACATTCGCAacataatttaaattatgaaaaaatcATCAGACAAGATAATAGAGAGAATTTTGTTTTAGGCGAAATTAGGTCTAAAATTATATACAATTCTGTTCTGCACCGATTAGAATGGGAAAATAAATTGGCAGGcttcaagaagaaaagaaaaacgttGAACCGCGGTGAGCCATATGACTGCAGCCCTGTCGCATTAAAGTACGTAGAAGACATTGCAGATAGCGAAACAGAAGAACAGCCAGAAGCGGTGTTCAAAGATGAAAAAGTGGACTTTCCGTACAGGACTTACagtgaatttggtagtagtagtctCCATTCTTCTCGGAATAATTCTGGTGGAAATGGTACTGGAAAAGTAACGGAGTCTGAGATTAGTACAGAACCTGTTCCAAAAGAACAGACCAGTGAGCATTATATAAAAAGCTGGATGAATGATTATGAGTGTTATGATGGTGGTGATATAGAACCACCCTGGGAACTTAACTATGGTACACCTGACACAAATATTCCTGTGAGTAATACCCCATGTGGGGGATGTGGTGCTTTATTACACTGTCGGGACACTGCAATACCTGGCTATCTACCAAGTGAGATATTTCTTCGTCTGAATGAAACTAACATTAGTGGGACCCTGTGCCAACGATGTCATTTCATTAGGTATTACAACACTGTTCTTAGTGTCACAGTACCTGCTACTGAGTATCCGAAACTTTTATCCAAAATCAGGAACAAAGTTGCACTTGTTGTTTTGATGGTAGATCTCACTGATTTTCCGTGTAGCATTTGGCCCCAAATACTTGATATAATTGGCAGAAAACGACCAGTGGTGGTTGTTGGGAATAAGATTGATTTACTTCCCCAGGACTGCAGTGGTTTTCTTGATCATGTCAAGAAATGTATCATTAAAAGTCTTGATCAGACTGGCTTGTCTGCTGCAAACATAAAACATGTAGAGCTGATAAGTGCTCGCACTGGATATGGGATTGAGGAACTTATTACAAGGTTACAAAATATGTGGCATTACAAAGGTGACGTATATCTGGTAGGTTGTACCAATGTTGGAAAGTCTAGCCTGTTTAATGCTCTTCTGCAATCCGATTTCTGCAAAGTAAAGGCAGTGGACCTTATTGAAAGAGCTACTACATCCCCTTGGCCTGGAACAACAATGAATTTGCTCAAGTTTCCTATACTTCGCCCATCTGGGTGGCGGCTATACATGCGCACTAAGCGTCTTTTGGCTGAGAGAGAACGCAAACAAGCAGAAGATAAACTCCGACATTTTCAGTTGAAACATACGAATGATGTTCAGTATGCCACACTTGTAGGTCACATTGGAAGGACATTTCAAAATGAAGAACAACCTGAAGTGAACGATCCATTTTCTGTTAGTAAATCACTCACTGCCCAACAGTCAGGTATAAATCCTGAAGATCCTGAATTTAGTGAAAGCAGATGGTGTTTTGATACGCCAGGAACAGTTCAACCAGATCAGATCCTGAATTTGCTTACTACAGAAGAACTTATTTTGACATTGCCAAAGAAGATGTTGATCCCACGCTCATTTTGCTTAAAACCCCAAAGAACTTTGTTTATTGCTGGTCTAGGAAGACTAGACTATGTTGATGGAAACGAATCTGTTAGGTTCACAGTATTTGCATCAGATTGTCTGCCTGTCACTATATGCCAAACGGACATTGCAGACACTGTATATTCGTCCCTGCTAGGCTCTTCACTGTTTGTTGTACCATGTGGTGGAGACAAAAGATTATCACAGTGGCCACAACTTGCGACTACTCCAAAGAGCATTTCTGTTGTGGGTATCAGTTCACAAGAAAGCTGCGCTGATATTGTGTTGTCATCTGCTGGCTGGATTGCTATCACTCCTCGTAAAGATCATGTATGCAAATTGCAAGCATGGACTCCAGATGCAAGAGGAATATATGTGCGTCAGCCTGCCTTACTGCGGTATTCTGTTAACCTGCGTGGTGCCAGAATACGTAAAACTCCAGCATACAGAATGGGGCGTGCTGTTTATGTCAAGAATTAG